CTTTAATATAAACGTACGATATTTCTCTTTTCATGGCTATCATCAACTCCTACCTACGTACATTATACAGCGTTAAATTAagcaattaattaaaagaactAGGGTCGAAAATGGAGAACCAACTAccagaaaatagaattaattaaaaagaaacacTTGGTAGGGACAAAGAGGTATACAATCAAAACTTTCATTTCACTCTTTAATTAAGCTACGTACGTACGAACCTATATAATCAACAGAAGTTAACAACCATATATAGCTTACTTTAAATATATACCAgcatatttgaataatatctAAACAGGGATATGCACATGTATGGCAgctatacatatttatatatatatatatatagatatatgagtaatactatatatcatatttttatcttattttgatcatgttaagtagtatgtggcacattcatcatcattagatgataaagaagcatgtaataaatatatgatcatttaatggtgataaatgtgccatatcatatttaatgagatgaaaataagataataatatggtgtatataattttatatatatatatatatatagcatctgATCTATTTATTGCGTCATGCTACTAAAAAACAAGACGCACgcaaaaaaacaattaaaaataccTGGACCTCCGTCCTCAGTACTCCAAGAAACTGTAGACGTTAAAAACACAGCTAATTGACAAttgcttttgtgtttttttccttcttttccctCCCTTTTCCTATAATGTTTTCGCCAGTTTCTTTCTGCAAAAGGTGGGACCAAATTAAGAACAGCGCAAGCTCGTGGCTCAGCCTTTTCGCCAAACCCAATGGACCCACCGCCCCATACGACTGCACCTCTCCACACCAACAACGCGTGCTTCCATGTCCACCCAACTGCCTCTGTGTCTCTCTATCTCCCTGTCTTCCTGTTTCTTTTccatcctttttttcttttttttttgaagttgttttcTTTCCCTAATGGATTATTATTGTAGGGTTCTTCTGATCAGCAAGCAGTAGTTCAATTCCATTTATTCTAACAAGCATCATGTGATCATCCTTCTCGATATTAgtttgaagattaaaaaaatagtgttcATTAATTAATCTCGATATGTACGAGAAGATATGCTAATTGCTTTGTTTATAATTAATcttattaattacttttaagAAATTAGTATATAACCAAATCCATCTGTTTGCAAATTCACAGACTAAGATGGATCTTCATGCTATTATTCCAATCTGTCTGTACATGCACATACATGATCTTAACGATGACAAattgtttcttaaaaaaataaatcagttaaatcccATTAATTCCCACGTAACGCTTTTGGGGATAATTATTAATCGCATTTTATTTCCAAGTCAAAAGAGATAATCATTaaaatcatcatcaattttaacataAATAGATTGGGGGAGCAACATTAACAGAAAgatagaaatgatagttgcagtcgtgaatgtataaatattatataattattttaaaaaaaaatataactattaaGTGATAATATCAAACATAATTTACCCTATAACTATTAGAAAAGTAGTGTATAGAATTATATAgacaagttttctttttaaaaataaaaaataaaaaatcttagcTGCGGACCACTAATTACAGCTTGGACCGTCCATTGATAATTAGACACCCAACGTGGCCAATTAAGGTATAGTATGGTGGGGGGTCTTCCCCAAGGGTAGGGAAAAGGTCCACTTGGCATGTTCTTCCCCAATCACTTATACATCCATCGTACATTGTAAATTAGGTAGATAGAATGCATTCATGCTGATCTTAATTTATTCcttaatattttcctttcctttctatatattaatgaaaatttaaagcCCCTGAACTGTACGTTTGATTTTAGATCCTGTGGCCAGTTCTTCACTTTTGGACTGTTCCAACAGGTTCCCACTTATCGTACAGTCCTGATCTATTTGTCGGCGGGCCAGATTTACCACCACCTTCAgctctttcattcatttcaaattAATGGAGATCATATTCATAATTAATAAACTATACAGCTTTATTCACATCTTTtggtttttaaaatttgaaaaagataaatacaaatcactttttttataccattttacataataatattttaaaaataatatctttgtaaaatatcttataaaaataatattattttataatatgtattgtgaaatatattatatgtataaaatttgGAGGATCTTGATATTTCAGGGAGCACGTCCTTGGAAATATTGGGAATTATCTCATTGATAACTTGTTcaacatttttgttttcctttttataattaaagaataatatatgATATGGGAAATACTAAAAGTACGACACTTTCCAAATTAGTCACTAAACTCACACGAATGCGGcataattcttaaaaaaaattaacaaagaaaatcaaatttaaaaaaaaaaaaaatgtagggaGGGAATAGgctatatacgtacgtacatatatagtCACTTCCTTGTCAAGAGATCAGGCCGGGTGGCCACGCATCCAATTCCTTATTTAAAAAGGAGATCTAAATGCttttataactataaaaaatttcagaaaaataaatttataaattgatgtgtttaatttgatatattagtcacgatctttttaaatttttttttatactttttaaaattttttagtttctaaatttattaatttattaatttgtcaCTAGCTAGCTCTATATAAATTTCTgatatacaaattaattaaccaaGTACAAAGAgaacatataatttaatttcgAAAATAAGACGATATATCTTAATTATAATCTAGATAAAATTACTGTATAGTACTATAAACAAAACTTAAATGTATCCAATAGTTAATGACATTAATATAATACAGATcataataatgatgataataattgtgcatcaatatattatatgcaacGTCACATTATTGAGACAACTGttacataaatatttataattctagGGTGCATGTGATTCGCCTTAATTGACAGGTTAAGCTGTTCCTCTGATGATTGTCTTGAGCAATACAAGGCCGCCTTGTGATcctcaaaattatataattaattaactagatataattaataattaataggGACATACTAATTGTTATCATATTCAATTTAATATATCTGCATTGCTGGACCTGTCTCTGGCCTCTGATCTTTCACAATACTTTAAGCACATTGGCTAAAGACACTGAGATTTGTTTCGCATGCCTCAAACCCCAAATGCAACAGCACTTCGGTTTCTGTGTGGGGGGAGAGAATCTTAAATCCTTCAActgttcttatatttttatttttatcttttggcGCAGTTGGTACTGATGGGGAATGTGAAGGCAAGGTGATCTTTCTCTATCTAAGAAAGCTGCATGTTGTTCAAGCAGCTGGGTTGTGACAAGGATCAGATGTTACTCTTTCACTGATCAGAGACTCCTTTTTGCTTTGCTTCTTCTTCGATCTTCTTCTTCTGGACAACACAAGAGATCAGTTTTGATCTCCTGATCAGCTCAAGAAACTCTTACAGGTCAGAATTAAGGGTCAGTATCTTATCTCCATTTTAGCCACCTTTTCTATATGATCACTTCAATGGTGTGGAGTATAGGATCAAAAGATACAGTGTGGGCATAAAAGAACTTCATGTTCAGATCACTCGCTCAATCCTCCTCAAAATTATCATGCATTTGTGTGTGCCCGCGTTAATGTTTTAATCTTCTGAACAACTTAGACAGTCCATCTCAGAAGGAaattaattctctctctctctctctctctctctctctctgtgtccaGGAGGATATCTATAAGTATATAGAAATTAGACGAAATTTCAGCCATCGTTATTTCCGTGATAGTTTAACTTGCTGAATTTGCACCACAGAACTTTCGACCTGGAATTTCTTTCACAAcgaaagatgataaataatacaCGCGCAGATTACGTACTTAGTTGAACATGAAAGACTCGTATGAGAATGAATGAAATTAGTTTGTCTTCTCTCTTGTTATAACTCTCTTCCGGTGGTATACGTACTCGTTTTTAGgtattatatgttttaattttcagATGTATTAGCTAAAATAGGGTCTACCTTGGCATATACCAGAACACATTTCTCGTGCAAGAATGGAGTATTTTCTAAAACGTTAATGAATCGGGAAGGTGATATCATTTCTTTGAAATCCTTCACAGGCCTGGTTTAATCTCAATGATATTCATTGGTATACGAAGCAAAAAATGGAAACCAGCTACTTCGCGGCCTGCAGATAACGGGCGGAGTAGTTGAATGGTCTAGATTAATTGTAAATTGTTTCCAAGATTAAAGcataatattcataatatttatgaatGCCGTTATACGTACCCTATATTTCGTTCAGTTCCTTCAGTATACGATGATCTTTTTGTACAGAAAAGAAAGCTTTGACCATggatatatgttataaaaagggccaaaaaaaaagaaaaaagaaaaagaaaaagaaaaaagaaagtctcGAGTAGGTACTCGAGATGCAGGCATTACTGTGGTGGTGGATGTGATAGGGTGTCATGTTGGAAGATATTTCATATGGGAAGTTATTGGTGTGGCTCAAAATGTCTCAGTCGACGAACAGGAAAAGAAACAGACAGCTTTTACTGGAAAGCTGTTAATCTTATCAATTCGTATGATCCATTGCTGTTTGAAAGTTATTCGATAATGCTACCACAACTTATTTTggtaaataaataacaaattattGATGCATTCTTAGCTTTGAACCTCTTTACTCACTTCACAGGTACAGTCTTACTTTACGCACATATTCTTCGGGTAGAAGCTGCAATCTAACGTTGCAGAAGGCTAACTTGAGATTCAATGGATCAGAAGCTTCTTAACCAATATGACAGGGAATGCATGAGAATGGCCATGATAAAACATGAAGAAACATTCAAGGAGCAGGTACTTTTCTTCCTCGAAGGGGTTTTCTGTAAGGCTGAGAGTTCTCTATCCTCAaagggattttcttttttccttgcaGGTAAGTGAACTTCATCGTCTATATCGGATCCAGAAGATGTTAATGAAAAACATTAGGAGCAACAGGCCTAATATTGGAAGGAGCCAAGAGCTATCGAATTTGAGGAATGAACTTGGTTTCATTCAGAATAGTAATGATCATCATCAGCGTGATGCAGAACACAAACCACAAAGCTGGAAACTTGATCTGGAACAGCCTGCCGAGGACTATATTGCAGAACCAGATGATGGTGAGGGAGTGCTAGAGCTTATAGAGGAGAGTGAGATTGAGCTGACTCTGGGCCCATCAAATTACAACAGATGGAAGAAACCCGAGACTCCATTAACCTCAGATTCAGGACCaagcttttcttcttcttcaactggATCCAGTCAGATAAATAGAACAAGTTCTTGGATCCATCAGATGGCAAGAGACCAGTTAAATGGCTATGAACTGGGGCTTGTCAAGGTGCCCGACATGACATCTGGGTACCATAGCAGAAGCAAAAACAATATTGATGTCGAAGAACAACAACTAAGACAAGAGAGGCTAAACCAGGCTCCTTGGCTTTTCCAAGTCTTGAGTTTGAACATGACTTGAAAAAATCTACCAAGTTGAGGTGATCGAGTTTAAGGATTAAACTTCTTGGCAAGCGACTAATTCTATGACTAATGTTTGTGTGGAATTTTCTGCTTAGTTTTTGGCATAATGCATGTGTACTGATGGAGTCTCTTTGTGTAAAGCGATTTTTCCTGACTTGAAAACCCATCACCATTTGCAAAGTGACccattttcagtttttcaaCCAGGCATATAATCCATGCAACACCATCAATACTGCCAAGACACTAAATATATCGTTGATTGATGAGTTGATGATATTGCTAATTATTCCTTGCAGAGCTAAAACAAAATTAGGTTGGGTTGGGTTAAATTAATATCTTAGCAATTGCTCTTTCGGCCGCACCTAGGAAGACACGAGTAGGGCCTATTCATCTACCTGAATGCAAGGATGTTTCGTGATCTGTAATTGCTGTATTCATGGACATCATGATATATATTCTACCTACAGGGAccacaattattatatatatatatatatatatatgtatatcatgaTATTCAATCCTTTTGCGCGTGCATTAATTCCTTGTATCGATGAACTTATAAATTTGCCTTTCATCTTTTACCGGCATGTATATAGTCACTAGGTTGATTTTAACATGAGTACGGCTATTCTAAAACTTTTACATTATTCAGCTGCTAATTACAtactataatttaatttataaaataaattttaaaatttaaatattacaaatcaaatattagtactatttaaataatataaatggtATGCGATACACATTGActtgaaaatatatagaataagagaaaaacttcaaaccatatggatgataagtagagaTTAATTTACACCCTTCAATGATATTGCGACACGTATACTTtctatgaatagaaaaatagaacCGATTGCAGGTAATCACcgtctctctttcttctctctcctctctgcTGAAGTCGACCAAAGAAATtgtccctctctttctctctcttctcaagcCGCATGATTTTtgtcccccctctctctcctcaagctatCATTTTCTCTCACCCCTTAGGTTGTTGTGATTTTCATGTTATGAATCTGATGTTGTGAATATGATGTTATGATTCTCATTTGCAATATCTCACAGTAGCTAAAccgattttaaaaaaaatcttgatggTGACAAATTTGGGTGCTAAACCACTGGTGATTCAAATACCAATTAGTTCAGAAGATAATTTGAATGGAGTCATTGATCTTGTGAAGATGAAAGCTATAATTTGGTTAGGTGAAGAGTTGGGTGTTAAGTTTGTGTACGAGGATATACCAGCAGATCTTCAAGAACTGGCACAAGAGTATCGGTCACAAATGATAGAAACCATAGTTGAGTTGGATGATCAAGCTATGGAGAGCTACCTAGAATGAGTTGAACCTAATGAGAAAAATATCAGGAAATTAATTAGGAAGGGAACCATCTCAAGTAATTTTGTCCCAATTTAAATCATGCGgctcaactttaaaaaataagggAGTTCAACCACTGCTTGATGTTGTTGTGGATTATTTGTTTTCTCCAATTGACTTGTCAGCAATGAAAGGGATTGACCCATAAAGAAGGTAGATTTGTGAAAGAAGAGATTTTTATAAGCACTTACAGGggtgagagaaagtgagagcttgtagggagagagagggtgggGCAAAAATCAGACCTTTGGATGAAAAGAGAGAGggcagaggaagagagagagggcaggGAGAGAAATAGAGCACCGGGAGGAGCTTACAGGATTTGATAACCAACACTTACTTCTATTTCTCACTTGTTAAAAATATACATGTCACAAATTTATTAGAGTGTAAATTTCCTTTTAGCATCAGTCCGGCCCTAGCCTCTCTCATAGAATAACTTTTTTAAGATGGTGAGTGTGTCAgcattttttatcatataaaagaaattatataaatgaaCCACTTTGAAAATTCTGTGACGTACATCAAAGGAATCAATCgttttctcatcttaaaaatCTGTTCTAAATTAAACAAAACCCTAAAGATCATCAATCACCAGTGAGCaaacttataataatttatttaacaaagaCCCCACTACCTAGGTACCGTAATTGTCACACGGCACTAGCTAATGCGCGCTTACGTCTTATATATCTACGTACGTGCATCTTTGATATCACGTCTTGCTCTATTAATTACTTAAACTCATGAGATAGGCGAATGGTGTGTGTGACTAATTACCATTTTCATGTAAGATATTGCAATTTCAGAAATGATAAGGGACTTCATTTGATGCACCTGCAGAACTTACTAGCCggctgttatatatatatatatatatgccatcgTACACAACTCTCAaacacaaaaagagagagagagagatggagatcagagtgagagagaaagagggaagaggAGGAGGGTGTTCTGAAGGTATCAATACTCGGGTCctaatttttgtttgagttgGGCTATTCTACCGTTCAGAGTAGCCTGCTCCACTTTACCgcttattgttttttaattttttttttatttacattttttaatagatttaaatatttgtaaaaaataaaataaaaatatatcaatacacttaaaattatttttttaatcattaagttaaaaaaaaaaaaaaaatttaacggGTGGTACGTTACGGGAGGCAAAAtagcctttttgtttttgggctaGAGATGCATGCGCTCTCTCTAGGATTATGACTTATGAGGTTGTTTTCCTGCATGACTACTTTCTTCATAAAATGGAATGGCCTCCAACACTTGGGGAATAAATGCAAGGCCTATATCTAGAAATCAGAGCTTTTTTTTTACCCTATGGGCCGAATGGGTTTAGGGAGCACAGTGTACAATCCCATTTTCAGTTCGAAAATCAAAGAATAGAGGTAGCCACCAACttttcttgaatattttttagGGAAAAAGTTACGCCCAACTTGCCCTTTCCACTTGGCCAGGCATCTCATGTGGCATGATttaatagattaaaaaattttatattctttaagtaaaaaagtaaatatgcTCCTTTCTCCCTTTCATCTTCTTTATGCTTCATCTATCCTGAAAATATCTCTTCTTTGTAAAATCCGTCGTCTTCATCAACAACGATAAACCATCAGTCGCTAGATCTGCTCTCCCTTCTCCCttgttttcatcttcttcaagccTCCCTCTCTCCTGATTTTCTCTCCCTTGTAAAATCTGTTGCCTCCATCAACAACGGCAAACCACCAGTTACTAGATTTGCTCTCTccattatttttatcttcttcagGCCTCCCTCTCTCCCGAAAACATCTCTCCCTTGTTTCCGTCACCTCTATCAACAACGGCAAACCACCAGTCGCTAGATTTGCTCTCCATTCTCCATTGTTTTTGTCTTCTTCAAACCCCTCTCACTCCCGAAAACGTGTCTTCCTTATTTCCATCGCCTCCATCAACAATGACAAACCATCAGATGCCGGTACCGGACGGAGGGAAATGAGGAGTAGGCTTCGAGGTTTAGGGCGTTGGGggtttttggatttgaagaggGAAAGAAACGAGGGAAATGtcgtttccattttcttttcttttcttttctttttaatttatttttaaattaaaaaaaacccttgtatcatatcatgtcaagCGATATCTGCAAGTGGGAGTAATGGTTGGTTGCTGTAGAACGacccatttttttattaattattgagtaatgcaaggtaaaaatcttaaatagataagttttgtgtaagtcttttataaaaagtaaaaaatgataCTTATCATCTGCACACTACAAAacaatatgtgatttatcatttttatcattttatttaaacacgcATATTTACACATCTATATGTgttgtttaaatagaatgacaaaaataacaaatcacatgttagTGTGTAGTGTTGGGGATGATAACTAGATCTTTCTTAAGTGggtctcactattttttttttatttttttttattttttcaaggtggggtatactttttttcaaaggtctgcgtaaaatttatctatttaagacttgtataaattatttctctatatattgTAGATcaatcaaatttgaaattttgcgaaacacaattataaaatcaacCCATATCTATGGTGTCTAAATTCTACTACATTAATCAATTATCAGaataaaacaattcaataaaattgaaatttatgtgaaaattacAAGTGACGTAAATAAGGGAGATTGTTCCATACCTAACCCTAGTTACATTCCTTTTTTGCAAATAGTTTGTGGGCTATATGTCTCTTTAGTTTAAATAGGACCaaacctatttttttcaattatatatatttatatatttagctatatataaaaattattttatttagaatttaatagcCAAAGGGTCATGGAGTGCGTTTGGAATCtttgaataataaattgagatgaaacgagttgatataaaaattaaaagttgaataaaatattgttagaatattatattttaatattattattattttaagatttaaaaaaattaaattgtttattatattttatatgaaaatttaaaaaaattataatgataaggtgaaatgagataagatcaaAAACTTTTGTATTCAAACGGGGCTAAATCTTGTCAGTGAATATGCCAACATGATATTTCTTCAACAGACATCAGCTTGATGGGAATATAAGTAAGATTACACTCAAAAATTTCACCATTTATATCCTCCAGCTTTGAATTATAAACTTAAAGTCTCGTGGAAAACATCAGACATAATTTACAACGATTTTACACAAATGAAGTTGAAAGAGGAAAACAAAAGCAGGCAGAAGCCGCAGCTAGTCCTCTTTTCAAGCAAACAAAGCAACAATGACACTAAACATCACAGCTAAACTACTAACAGAGCTCAGAAACAAATTACTAATGTCTTAAGATATGGAGTGCCGGCGATCCTTGTTGTGTTTCATCCGACCTATTGTATTGGCAGTGGCACCATCACTTCGTATGAAAGGAGAAAGCCGCCCAAGTTTTTTGGACACACTGCTTATGAAAGATTTTCGAGGCAGGGGAGGCTTATCTGCAGATGGCAGACCGTTTTTCATTGGACTGCTTGCCGATGAACTATGTGTCGACCTTTCGATTTCTT
Above is a genomic segment from Juglans microcarpa x Juglans regia isolate MS1-56 chromosome 1D, Jm3101_v1.0, whole genome shotgun sequence containing:
- the LOC121254025 gene encoding uncharacterized protein LOC121254025, which codes for MDQKLLNQYDRECMRMAMIKHEETFKEQVSELHRLYRIQKMLMKNIRSNRPNIGRSQELSNLRNELGFIQNSNDHHQRDAEHKPQSWKLDLEQPAEDYIAEPDDGEGVLELIEESEIELTLGPSNYNRWKKPETPLTSDSGPSFSSSSTGSSQINRTSSWIHQMARDQLNGYELGLVKVPDMTSGYHSRSKNNIDVEEQQLRQERLNQAPWLFQVLSLNMT